A region of Zeugodacus cucurbitae isolate PBARC_wt_2022May chromosome 5, idZeuCucr1.2, whole genome shotgun sequence DNA encodes the following proteins:
- the LOC105209025 gene encoding BTB/POZ domain-containing protein 17, with protein MEDSADFGGDGDKKSKDIKLNTATTTKMEEGEDHSQDSSVMNNSQSVLEKIANLYAEQLMSDIILVVGNEQYPAHRVILCASSEVFQVMLMNPQWNECRKHVIELVEEPCCTAVFPQFLKYLYVGQIKISLQTVMPMLALADKYNVKDLVELCVDYMMKHIAKAATQGYLVSWLQYTIAFSPYHKELTETLKRFLKWNLEMVSESKDFVELDAAIMVLLLQQNDIVVTSEYQLFGILQRWLLHRKEVYDNDETLTLEEKSASFLQLVEQTVVHIRFAMMTPRELAHLLLFPLLEYHKEYIVQRMAIGMSYQSGQEDRVREVRYSPEGMLQFTPRLYSNDTWSVSIHVKDFDQIEKYKNYVTCFFSQRNIAETEDDHTITWEIEFFPRGVKYNKAKIIWGEDVPEFSLKTVRLRVTCKYPQLDEERFKVAVLFTGVQNKIDHILTVHERTEYFSNKVRVLNVDNLIPYDELALSSIKLSPHLIGAERNNLLIQVIIAPMGPYTCRDAPPFDFK; from the exons ATGGAGGATTCCGCAGATTTTGGTGGCGATGGCGACAAAAAAAGCAAAGACATTAAAttaaacacagcaacaacaacaaaaatggaagAGGGCGAAGATCATAGTCAGGATTCAAGTGTA ATGAATAACTCACAAAGTGTCTTGGAAAAGATTGCGAATCTTTATGCAGAGCAATTGATGTCCGACATAATTTTGGTTGTGGGCAATGAGCAATATCCGGCACATCGTGTCATACTCTGTGCCAGTAGTGAAGTGTTTCAGGTGATGCTCATGAATCCGCAATGGAATGAGTGTCGCAAGCACGTTATCGAGTTGGTGGAGGAACCCTGTTGTACGGCTGTGTTCCCACAATTCTTAAAATACTTGTATGTCGGCCAAATAAAAATCTCACTACAGACTGTGATGCCAATGCTGGCTTTGGCAGACAAATACAATGTGAAG gaCCTTGTTGAGCTTTGTGTTGATTACATGATGAAACACATCGCTAAGGCAGCCACACAAGGTTACCTCGTCTCTTGGCTGCAGTACACAATCGCTTTCAGTCCTTACCATAAAGAACTCACCGAAACATTGAAACGTTTTCTGAAATGGAATTTAGAAATGGTGAGCGAATCAAAAGACTTTGTAGAATTGGATGCCGCAATAATGGTGCTATTGCTACAACAAAATGACATTGTCGTCACCAGCGAGTACCAGCTCTTTGGCATTTTGCAACGTTGGCTGTTACATCGCAAAGAAGTCTACGACAATGATGAGACACTCACGTTGGAAGAGAAGAGCGCATCATTTTTGCAGTTGGTCGAGCAGACGGTGGTGCATATACGTTTCGCAATGATGACGCCGCGTGAACTGGCGCATTTATTGCTCTTCCCTTTGCTAGAGTACCACAAAGAGTACATTGTGCAACGCATGGCAATAG GCATGAGCTATCAGTCGGGGCAGGAAGATCGTGTACGTGAAGTGCGCTATTCACCCGAGGGCATGCTGCAATTTACACCGCGTCTGTACTCCAATGACACCTGGAGTGTTAGCATACATGTGAAGGATTTCGatcaaatcgaaaaatataagaattatGTGACGTGCTTCTTTTCGCAACGCAACATAGCCGAAACGGAAGATG ATCACACAATAACTTGGGAGATCGAATTCTTTCCGCGCGGCGTCAAATACAACAAAGCGAAAATTATTTGGGGCGAAGATGTACCGGAGTTTTCACTTAAAACGGTGCGTCTGCGCGTCACTTGTAAATACCCACAGCTCGATGAGGAGCGTTTTAAG GTAGCTGTGCTGTTCACCggtgtacaaaataaaatcgatCATATTCTCACCGTACACGAACGTACcgaatatttttcgaataaagTACGCGTACTGAATGTGGACAACCTCATACCCTACGATGAGTTGGCGTTGTCTTCCATCAAATTGAGTCCGCATCTAATTGGTGCTGAGCGCAACAATTTGTTAATACAAGTGATCATAGCGCCCATGGGCCCGTATACGTGCCGTGATGCGCCACCATTCGATTTTAAGTGA
- the LOC105209026 gene encoding probable mitochondrial glutathione transporter SLC25A40 encodes MKSEVVPKKTNLLLEDPRFRIRPLQQVVSACTGALITACFMTPLDVVKTRLQAQQTTTNKCFLYCNGLMDHLCPCDPNMPNQLKPEKRLNGTIDAFVKIARHEGVSSLWSGLSPTLVSALPSTIVYFVAYEQFKQHMLEFHYKYLAEVKGSPRGREIPFHIPMLSGVSARVCAVTFVSPLELIRTKMQSQKMSYGEMLSTVRVVVKTQGFFGLFRGLPPTILRDVPFSGIYWTCYENIKSMFGVQEPTFGFSFMAGAISGSLAATITTPFDVVKTHEQIEFGEKVLFTDKPTAEVANMNVRQRLWSIYRLNGIQGLFAGLWPRLLKVAPACAIMISTFEYSKAFFYHYNVEKHNEALLISNQKERDA; translated from the exons ATGAAGTCGGAAGTGGTGCCGAAGAAAACAAATCTCCTATTGGAAGATCCCCGATTTCGCATACGACCATTGCAGCAGGTGGTCTCTGCCTGCACAGGTGCACTTATTACAGCTTGTTTTA TGACACCTTTGGACGTTGTCAAAACACGACTGCAAGCACAACAAACCAccacaaataaatgttttctctACTGCAATGGATTAATGGATCATCTCTGTCCCTGTGATCCGAATATGCCCAATCAGCTTAAACCAGAAAAGCGTTTGAATGGCACAATT GATGCGTTTGTTAAAATTGCACGACACGAAGGTGTAAGTTCGCTCTGGTCTGGACTAAGCCCTACACTCGTCTCAGCGCTACCATCAACCATTGTTTATTTTGTCGCCTATGAACAATTCAAACAGCACATGCTCGAATTCCATTACAAATATTTAGCCGAGGTGAAGGGTTCGCCACGCGGCCGAGAGATACCCTTCCATATACCAATGCTCAGTGGTGTGTCGGCGCGTGTTTGTGCGGTCACCTTTGTGAGTCCGTTGGAGCTGATTCGCACAAAGATGCAGTCACAAAAAATGAGTTACGGTGAAATGTTGTCCACTGTGCGTGTGGTTGTGAAAACGCAGGGTTTCTTCGGTTTGTTTCGTGGTCTACCACCAACAATACTGCGTGACGTGCCCTTCTCTGGTATATATTGGACATGTTATGAGAATATAAAGAGCATGTTTGGTGTACAGGAGCCCACATTTGGTTTTAGCTTTATGGCAGGTGCCATATCTGGCTCG TTGGCAGCTACTATTACAACGCCATTCGATGTTGTGAAAACACATGAACAAATTGAATTTGGTGAAAAGGTTCTTTTCACAG ACAAACCCACGGCTGAAGTCGCCAATATGAATGTAAGACAACGGCTATGGTCAATTTATCGCTTAAATGGCATTCAAGGTTTATTTGCCGGTCTATGGCCACGTTTATTGAAAGTGGCGCCAGCTTGTGCCATTATGATTTCAACTTTTGAATACAGCAAAGCATTCTTCTATCACTACAATGTGGAGAAGCACAATGAGGCCTTGTTAATATCAAACCAAAAAGAGAGGGATGCTTGA
- the LOC105209027 gene encoding coiled-coil domain-containing protein 86: protein MWIITRVIEWMVELSNFINNNTCGRISVISINKFQISKMTEENQKVTTEETVHETNTAETENVDAKESTTAETKVKQQSATKKQTKKKPAENNPIRGLPKSGRPWKTPKQKFTTIKKTTNRLTFEKKMELRNELRHIKELSKDIKEQRKEAAVQKNQRRVENAERRLANERRSEVVQVIKNPAKLKRLKKKQMRMIEKRDISQVKVV from the exons ATGTGGATCATAACGAGAGTGATAGAGTGGATGGTAGAactgtcaaatttcataaataataacacGTGTGGTCGGATTTCAgtgatttcaataaataaatttcaaattagcaAAATGACCGAAGAAAATCAAAAAGTCACAACCGAGGAAACAGTCCACGAGACCAACACAGCTGAAACCGAAAATGTTGATGCCAAGGAGTCTACTACTGCTGAAACAAAAGTTAAACAACAATCAGCGACGAAGAAGCAAACCAAAAAGAAGCCCGCTGAAAACAATCCAATACGCGGTTTACCCAAATCAGGGCGCCCATGGAAAACACCGAAGCAAAA GTTCACAACAATTAAGAAGACTACAAATCGTCTAACATTCGAAAAGAAAATGGAGCTGCGTAATGAATTGCGACATATCAAGGAATTATCAAAGGACATAAAGGAGCAACGCAAGGAAGCGGCTGTGCAAAAGAATCAACGACGCGTTGAAAATGCTGAACGACGTTTGGCCAATGAGCGGCGTTCGGAAGTGGTGCAGGTCATCAAGAATCCCGCGAAATTGAAACGTTTGAAGAAGAAGCAAATGCGTATGATTGAGAAACGCGACATAAGTCAAGTGAAAGTGGTGTAA